From a region of the Tenggerimyces flavus genome:
- a CDS encoding NHL domain-containing thioredoxin family protein, with protein sequence MQPRARVRAPELVGRGGWLNTGGEQLRLADFRGRFVLLDFWTFCCINCLHVLEELRALEVRYEDVLVVVGVHSPKFTHEADPVALRAAIERYAVRHPVLDDPTLTTWQAYAARAWPTLTLIDPEGYVVAQFSGEGHTHALESLLGELVPAHDARSTLHRASSPYVAPPPPDTALRFPAKAIRLPNGEVVVADAGNHSLAILGADLTTVVRRIGSGERGLLDGTAAEAGFREPNGLCLLPKDVARKVGYDLVVADTVNHALRGVRLPSGDVRTLAGSGQQWMPGDEDTTLSSPWDVAWFQGKVWIAMAGIHQLWTYDPISREISPVAGTRNEGLVDGPLAQAWFAQPSGLSVSPDGSRLWIADAETSALRYVEGDEVTTAVGTGLFDFGLRDGPAEQALLQHPLGVCALPDGTVAVTDTYNGALRRYDPVTRELSTIALGLSEPSGAYVADDQLVVVESAAHALARIALDAPSVKVPEFEHQTKRPTTELAAGEVELVVVFEPPPGEKLDDSEGPATRLFVSATPPALLREGAGKGTELTRRLVLDPHVGDGVLHVAANAASCDIDAEHPTCHIHQQDWGVPVRLSANGDSTLTLVLSGAVEAD encoded by the coding sequence ATGCAGCCTCGTGCGCGGGTGAGAGCCCCTGAGCTCGTCGGTCGCGGCGGGTGGTTGAACACCGGCGGCGAGCAGTTGCGGTTGGCCGACTTTCGCGGACGCTTCGTCCTGCTGGACTTCTGGACGTTCTGCTGCATCAACTGCCTGCACGTCCTGGAGGAGCTCCGCGCGCTCGAGGTGAGGTACGAGGACGTGCTCGTGGTCGTCGGCGTGCACTCGCCGAAGTTCACCCACGAGGCCGACCCGGTCGCGCTCCGTGCCGCGATCGAGCGGTACGCCGTCCGGCATCCCGTGCTCGACGACCCGACGTTGACGACCTGGCAGGCGTACGCGGCGCGGGCATGGCCGACGCTGACGTTGATCGACCCGGAGGGGTACGTCGTCGCGCAGTTCTCCGGCGAGGGCCACACGCACGCGTTGGAGTCCCTGCTGGGCGAGCTCGTTCCGGCGCACGACGCGCGCTCGACGCTGCACCGCGCGAGCTCCCCGTACGTCGCCCCGCCACCGCCCGACACCGCGCTTCGCTTTCCTGCCAAGGCGATCCGGCTCCCGAACGGCGAGGTCGTCGTCGCGGACGCGGGCAACCACTCGTTGGCGATCCTCGGCGCCGACCTGACGACCGTCGTACGCCGGATCGGCAGCGGTGAGCGCGGGCTCCTCGACGGCACGGCCGCGGAGGCGGGCTTCCGCGAGCCGAACGGCCTGTGCCTGTTGCCGAAAGACGTCGCGCGGAAGGTCGGCTACGACCTCGTCGTCGCCGACACTGTCAACCACGCCTTGCGCGGCGTCCGGCTGCCGTCGGGCGACGTCCGTACGCTCGCCGGCTCCGGTCAGCAGTGGATGCCCGGCGACGAGGACACCACGCTGTCGAGCCCGTGGGACGTCGCCTGGTTCCAGGGCAAGGTGTGGATCGCGATGGCCGGCATCCACCAGCTGTGGACGTACGACCCGATCAGCCGCGAGATCTCGCCGGTCGCGGGAACGCGCAACGAGGGGCTGGTCGACGGGCCGCTCGCGCAGGCCTGGTTCGCGCAGCCGTCCGGGCTGAGCGTGTCGCCGGACGGCTCGCGGCTGTGGATCGCGGACGCGGAGACATCGGCGCTGCGGTACGTCGAGGGCGACGAGGTGACGACCGCGGTCGGCACCGGGCTGTTCGACTTCGGCCTGCGCGACGGTCCGGCCGAGCAGGCGTTGTTGCAACACCCGTTGGGCGTTTGCGCGCTGCCGGACGGAACGGTCGCGGTGACCGACACGTACAACGGCGCGCTGCGGCGGTACGACCCGGTGACGCGCGAGCTGAGCACGATCGCGCTCGGACTGAGCGAGCCGAGCGGTGCGTACGTCGCCGACGACCAACTCGTCGTGGTCGAGTCCGCCGCGCACGCGCTGGCCCGGATCGCGCTGGACGCGCCGTCGGTGAAGGTGCCGGAGTTCGAGCACCAGACGAAGCGGCCGACGACCGAGCTCGCGGCGGGCGAGGTGGAGCTGGTCGTGGTGTTCGAGCCGCCGCCGGGCGAGAAGCTGGACGACAGCGAGGGCCCGGCGACGCGGCTGTTCGTCTCGGCGACGCCGCCGGCGCTGCTACGTGAGGGCGCCGGGAAGGGCACCGAGCTGACGCGCCGCCTCGTTCTCGATCCGCACGTCGGCGACGGCGTTCTGCATGTCGCGGCGAACGCGGCGTCGTGCGACATCGACGCGGAGCACCCGACCTGCCACATTCACCAACAGGACTGGGGCGTTCCGGTGCGGCTGTCCGCGAACGGCGACTCGACGCTGACGCTCGTCCTGTCGGGGGCGGTGGAGGCCGACTAG
- a CDS encoding ABC-2 family transporter protein, with protein MSSAQARVHAFGKTVGMSAAAAIGESRLMLLDAGLRIVRVLVLLAIWQTLVQPGEVVSGFTLAGLLTYTLIAEIFAQQLLTKSELDSWLWEGVIASRLLYPMTLVGQLVAQLLGSWLFGFVAVSLPILVVAPLVGVDISPDSWQAGLWFVPSLVLSIAIGLALDVILGAMTVALNLSIWLVDTLRGALLALLAGSVLPLAILPWGLGNVFGWLPFASMGSAPLRIYTGTGDPLPLMALQLGWALVLWLLAGYLWRATRERLVGYGG; from the coding sequence GTGTCCAGTGCCCAAGCCCGAGTGCATGCCTTCGGCAAGACGGTCGGCATGTCGGCGGCGGCGGCGATCGGCGAGAGCCGGCTCATGCTGCTCGACGCCGGCCTGCGGATCGTCCGCGTGCTCGTTCTGCTGGCGATCTGGCAGACGCTCGTCCAGCCGGGCGAGGTGGTCAGCGGGTTCACGCTCGCCGGGCTGCTGACGTACACATTGATCGCCGAGATCTTCGCCCAACAGCTGCTCACGAAGTCCGAGCTCGACAGCTGGCTGTGGGAAGGCGTGATCGCGAGCCGGCTGCTGTACCCGATGACGCTCGTCGGCCAGCTGGTCGCGCAGCTCCTGGGCAGCTGGTTGTTCGGCTTCGTCGCGGTGTCGCTGCCGATTCTCGTCGTCGCGCCGCTCGTCGGCGTCGACATCTCGCCGGACAGCTGGCAGGCGGGGCTGTGGTTCGTTCCCAGCCTGGTGCTGTCGATCGCGATCGGCCTCGCGCTGGACGTGATCCTCGGCGCTATGACGGTCGCGTTGAACCTGTCGATCTGGCTCGTCGACACGCTCCGCGGCGCCCTGCTCGCGCTGCTGGCGGGCTCGGTGCTGCCGTTGGCGATTCTCCCGTGGGGGTTGGGGAACGTGTTCGGCTGGTTGCCGTTCGCCTCGATGGGCTCGGCGCCGCTGCGCATCTACACCGGGACGGGAGACCCGCTGCCGCTGATGGCGTTGCAGCTGGGTTGGGCTCTCGTTCTCTGGCTGCTCGCCGGCTATCTGTGGCGGGCGACCCGGGAACGTCTCGTCGGGTACGGGGGCTGA
- a CDS encoding ABC-2 family transporter protein gives MRQLLRMWKLFAGMDLLWVLRGPRDAAMYVLSDAVLIVASISTTFLLAVRFDGIGHWDRAQILFMLGYAMFVNSLLDTLFGYNVKMISRRIGRGQLDHMLVQPQPLWRMFLTEGFTPFGQPFGLIISIAMLSWTSSLLDRPFSVVWLGILLLNLFASAAIVLALQVAWGAIAFWAPRSAEEINSATNRVVGSLGPLPLDGVNRFLLGGLLTVIPVGFTAWLPARSIADVSPLFPGGLVAPLAAPLFAAAAYFVFRKGLQHYARVGSQRYSNFGHRR, from the coding sequence GTGCGCCAACTGCTGCGGATGTGGAAGCTGTTCGCGGGCATGGACCTACTGTGGGTCCTGCGCGGGCCGCGCGACGCCGCGATGTACGTGCTCTCCGACGCCGTCCTGATCGTCGCGTCGATCTCGACGACGTTCCTGCTGGCCGTACGGTTCGACGGCATCGGGCACTGGGACCGCGCGCAGATCCTGTTCATGCTCGGGTACGCGATGTTCGTGAACTCCTTGCTGGACACGCTGTTCGGCTACAACGTCAAGATGATCAGCCGCCGGATCGGGCGCGGACAGCTCGACCACATGCTTGTGCAGCCGCAGCCGTTGTGGCGGATGTTCCTGACGGAAGGCTTCACGCCGTTCGGGCAACCGTTCGGGCTGATCATCTCGATCGCGATGCTGTCCTGGACGTCGTCGCTGCTGGATCGGCCGTTCTCCGTTGTATGGTTGGGCATTCTGCTGCTCAACCTGTTCGCGTCCGCGGCGATCGTGCTCGCGTTGCAGGTCGCGTGGGGCGCGATCGCGTTCTGGGCACCGCGATCGGCGGAGGAGATCAACAGCGCGACGAACCGCGTCGTCGGCTCGCTCGGGCCGCTGCCGTTGGACGGCGTCAACCGCTTCTTGCTCGGCGGCTTGCTGACCGTCATCCCCGTGGGCTTCACGGCCTGGCTGCCCGCTCGTTCGATCGCCGACGTGTCGCCGCTCTTCCCTGGCGGGCTTGTCGCACCGCTCGCCGCTCCGCTGTTCGCGGCCGCGGCGTACTTCGTCTTCAGAAAGGGGCTGCAGCACTATGCCCGCGTCGGTTCGCAGCGCTACTCCAACTTCGGACACCGTCGTTGA
- a CDS encoding ABC transporter ATP-binding protein — MPASVRSATPTSDTVVEISGVLKRYQQRQRSEKLRDALTNLVRPKISTITALDGIDLSVRRGEILAYAGANGAGKSTTIKLLSGLLAPDAGSVRVFGMDPVRQRVPYVRRIGVVFGQRTDLWWDHPVGATFEWKRVVWEIPRERFDRMLAYVKELLGLDAFFQTLARELSLGQRMRADLGLALMHEPELLLLDEPTLGLDVLAKRRMLQSILDLNASRAMTVIVTSHDMPDLEQLASRVVMLHRGAIAFDGAFPALRATLGDRRRLVLTTDAAVAAPTLPGADLVSSTDGQHEYAFDAAQVPIAGLLAEASSLVPVLDVETHRDSIDEVVADLYESWLAR; from the coding sequence ATGCCCGCGTCGGTTCGCAGCGCTACTCCAACTTCGGACACCGTCGTTGAGATCAGCGGAGTCCTGAAGCGCTACCAGCAACGGCAGCGTTCGGAGAAGCTCCGCGACGCCCTGACCAACCTCGTGCGGCCGAAGATCTCGACGATCACAGCGTTGGACGGCATCGACCTGTCGGTGCGCCGTGGTGAGATCCTCGCGTACGCCGGCGCGAACGGGGCGGGCAAGAGCACGACGATCAAGCTGCTCTCGGGGCTGCTCGCGCCCGACGCCGGGTCGGTGCGGGTGTTCGGCATGGACCCGGTGCGGCAGCGCGTGCCGTACGTGCGCCGGATCGGCGTGGTGTTCGGGCAGCGGACCGACCTGTGGTGGGACCACCCGGTCGGGGCGACGTTCGAGTGGAAGCGGGTCGTGTGGGAGATCCCGCGCGAGCGGTTCGACCGGATGCTTGCGTACGTGAAGGAGCTGCTCGGGCTGGACGCGTTCTTCCAGACCTTGGCCCGAGAACTCTCGCTGGGCCAGCGGATGCGGGCTGACCTGGGCTTGGCGTTGATGCACGAGCCGGAGCTGTTGCTGCTGGACGAGCCGACGTTGGGGCTCGACGTGCTGGCGAAGCGGCGGATGTTGCAGAGCATTCTCGATCTGAACGCGTCGCGTGCGATGACGGTGATCGTGACGAGTCACGACATGCCGGACCTCGAACAGTTGGCGTCGCGAGTCGTGATGCTGCACCGCGGCGCGATCGCGTTCGACGGCGCGTTCCCCGCGCTGCGCGCGACGTTGGGCGACCGGCGGCGGCTGGTGCTGACGACGGACGCTGCCGTCGCGGCCCCGACGCTGCCAGGCGCCGACCTGGTGTCGAGCACGGACGGGCAGCACGAGTACGCGTTCGACGCCGCGCAGGTGCCGATCGCCGGGCTGCTGGCCGAGGCGTCGTCGCTGGTGCCGGTGCTGGATGTGGAGACGCACCGGGACTCGATCGACGAGGTGGTGGCGGACCTGTACGAGTCGTGGCTGGCCCGTTAG
- a CDS encoding AAA family ATPase: MTGTPLPVLWLCGAPGTGKSTIGFALHRRLPGSAYVDLDQLGICYPEPADDPGRHRLQLENLRAVAENFRGASALVVSGVVDPRGRVAPDVGLLCRLHASPDDVRTRLLGRGDGDLPGALAELEALERRGIGLRVDTTGLTVAEVADRVAERTGWLTHPLGGLADPPVPSAEANDVAVHLICGPTGVGKSTVGWRVYERLLATGATAGYVDLEQLGFCPPNDHRAKAANLAVLATAYRKIGATALVVVGPVDEPALQAYAQALGTTRLRVHALYTDRDELTRRILSRHDQPSWAAPGDRLNRQPLEVLRRIAAETRPNDLGHRVDTTAKTVDEVADEIVG, from the coding sequence CTGACCGGCACGCCGCTGCCCGTCCTCTGGCTCTGCGGAGCTCCGGGGACGGGCAAGAGCACCATCGGCTTCGCGTTGCACCGACGGCTTCCGGGTAGCGCGTACGTCGACCTCGACCAGCTCGGCATCTGCTACCCCGAGCCGGCCGACGACCCCGGCCGGCACCGGCTCCAGCTCGAGAACTTGCGAGCCGTGGCCGAGAACTTCCGCGGCGCCTCCGCCCTGGTCGTGTCCGGCGTCGTGGATCCCCGCGGGCGGGTCGCACCGGACGTCGGGTTGCTGTGCCGCCTGCACGCCAGCCCGGACGACGTCCGTACCCGCCTGCTCGGCCGAGGCGACGGCGACCTGCCCGGCGCGCTGGCCGAGCTGGAGGCGCTGGAACGTCGGGGGATCGGCCTGCGCGTCGACACGACCGGGCTGACCGTTGCCGAGGTCGCCGACAGGGTGGCCGAGCGCACCGGCTGGCTGACCCACCCGCTCGGCGGGCTGGCGGATCCGCCCGTTCCGAGCGCCGAGGCGAACGACGTCGCCGTTCACCTGATCTGCGGCCCCACCGGCGTCGGCAAGTCGACCGTCGGCTGGCGCGTGTACGAACGACTGCTAGCGACCGGCGCCACCGCCGGGTACGTCGACCTCGAGCAGCTCGGCTTCTGCCCACCGAACGACCACCGCGCGAAGGCCGCCAACCTCGCCGTCCTCGCCACCGCGTACCGGAAGATCGGCGCCACCGCCCTGGTCGTCGTCGGCCCGGTCGACGAGCCAGCCCTCCAGGCGTACGCCCAGGCGCTCGGCACCACCCGCCTCCGCGTCCACGCCCTGTACACCGACCGCGACGAGCTGACCCGCCGCATCCTCAGCCGGCACGACCAGCCGAGCTGGGCGGCGCCTGGCGACAGGCTCAACCGCCAACCGCTGGAAGTCCTCCGCCGCATCGCCGCCGAGACCAGACCGAACGACCTCGGCCACCGCGTCGACACCACCGCGAAGACCGTTGACGAGGTCGCCGACGAGATCGTCGGCTAA
- a CDS encoding aldo/keto reductase, which yields MEKRRLGRIGHESTVLIYGAAALGSVTQDVADQSIQEALDAGINHFDTAASYGDAELRLGPWMPRIRDQIFLATKTGERDSEPAWAQINKSLERLQTDQVDLIQLHAVGDLSELDKLTRPGGGLEAAVRAQEEGLVRFVGITGHGHEAPATHREALNRYPFATVLTPYNYVLSTNEQYKADFEELVAETQRQDVGLKIIKSAARRNWVTDEHQYSTWYEPFDEQEHVTAALSFVLSHPEVTGIATPGEVRLLRLLIEAEKARLSREDAQAVLSRADNYSSPFENAPI from the coding sequence ATGGAGAAGCGCAGACTCGGTCGGATCGGCCACGAAAGCACCGTGCTCATCTACGGCGCCGCCGCGCTCGGCAGCGTGACGCAGGACGTCGCTGACCAGTCCATCCAAGAGGCGTTGGATGCCGGCATCAACCACTTCGACACCGCGGCGAGCTACGGCGACGCCGAGCTGCGCCTCGGCCCGTGGATGCCGCGCATCCGTGACCAGATCTTCCTCGCCACCAAGACGGGCGAACGCGACAGCGAGCCCGCCTGGGCCCAGATCAACAAGTCGCTCGAACGGTTGCAAACCGACCAGGTCGACCTGATCCAGCTGCACGCGGTCGGCGACCTCTCCGAGCTGGACAAGCTCACCCGCCCCGGCGGCGGGCTCGAGGCCGCGGTGCGCGCGCAGGAGGAGGGGCTCGTCCGCTTCGTCGGCATCACCGGCCACGGCCACGAGGCCCCCGCGACCCACCGCGAGGCGCTCAACCGCTACCCGTTCGCCACCGTCCTCACGCCGTACAACTACGTGCTGTCGACGAACGAGCAGTACAAGGCCGACTTCGAGGAGCTCGTCGCCGAGACCCAGCGCCAGGACGTCGGCCTGAAGATCATCAAGTCGGCCGCACGGCGCAACTGGGTGACCGACGAGCACCAGTACTCGACCTGGTACGAGCCGTTCGACGAGCAAGAGCACGTCACCGCGGCGCTGAGCTTCGTCCTCTCCCACCCGGAGGTGACGGGCATCGCGACGCCGGGCGAGGTACGCCTGCTCCGCCTGCTGATCGAGGCCGAGAAGGCTCGCCTCAGCCGCGAGGACGCCCAGGCCGTCCTCAGCCGCGCGGACAACTACTCGTCCCCGTTCGAGAACGCCCCGATCTGA
- a CDS encoding bifunctional FO biosynthesis protein CofGH, with protein MDQVRPTPSAMRRALARARDGKTLNADEVAVLLHARDDDLDTLATYASRVRDAGLEALGEQGVITYSKNAFIPLTRLCRDRCHYCTFVTVPGRLPAPYLSPDEVLDIARKAAQAGCKEALFTLGDRPEDRWTQAREWLDERGYDDTLSYVRAMAILVLEETGLLPHLNPGVLSWQDFQRLKPVAASMGMMLETTAKRLFTERGGPHYGSPDKDPDVRMRVLEDAGRTSTPFTTGILIGIGETHEERADSIFAIRKVSREYGGIQEVIVQNFRAKPDTKMRAVPDVDVQELAATIAAFRLVLGPKARIQAPPNLIGDGDYDLMLRAGIDDWGGVSPVTVDHVNPERPWPRVEELERLTNKAGFQLRERLAIYPEYVRTGEPWIDPRIAGHIAALADPKTGLANPDALAKPRPWQEPDGGFLNAAGRTDLHVEVDTDGRTDDRRSDFDAVYGDWAEVGARIEKAPQRLDADVKDALRQAEKDPTGLTDDQALALMLADGEELDALAGLANDVRREVSGDDVTFVVTRNINFTNVCYTGCRFCAFAQRRTDADSYTLSMQQVGDRVDEAWEAGATEICMQGGIHPDLPGTAYFDLAREVKKRQPDIHLHAFSPMEVVNGASRTNLPIRAWLDQAREAGVDSMPGTAAEILDDDVRWVLTKGKLPAASWVEVISTAHSLGIPTTSTMMYGHVDTPKHWVGHLRVIADLQKKSLEENGQPGFTEFVLLPFVHQSAPIYLAGLARPGPTPRDNRAVHAVSRLMLHGLIDNIQASWVKLGPDLCSAVLEGGVNDIGGTLMEETISRMAGSANGSYKTISDLAELVAPTGRPLVQRTTTYGRPDDERIAAGAASDGVAASVRRGLPIHIGS; from the coding sequence GTGGATCAAGTACGCCCCACGCCGTCCGCGATGCGCCGCGCGCTCGCGAGGGCCCGTGACGGCAAGACGTTGAACGCCGACGAGGTTGCCGTCCTGCTGCACGCGCGCGACGACGACCTCGACACCCTCGCCACGTACGCCAGTCGGGTCAGAGACGCCGGCCTCGAGGCGCTCGGCGAGCAGGGCGTGATCACGTACAGCAAGAACGCGTTCATCCCGCTGACGAGGCTGTGCCGCGACCGCTGCCATTACTGCACGTTCGTCACGGTCCCAGGAAGACTCCCAGCCCCGTACCTCAGCCCCGACGAGGTCCTCGACATCGCACGCAAGGCAGCCCAAGCCGGCTGCAAGGAGGCGCTGTTCACCCTCGGCGACCGCCCCGAGGACCGGTGGACCCAGGCGCGCGAGTGGCTCGACGAACGCGGGTACGACGACACGCTCTCCTACGTCCGCGCGATGGCGATCCTCGTCCTCGAGGAGACCGGGCTGCTTCCACACCTCAACCCCGGTGTGCTGTCCTGGCAGGACTTCCAGCGCCTCAAGCCCGTCGCCGCCTCCATGGGCATGATGCTCGAGACCACCGCGAAGCGCCTGTTCACCGAACGAGGCGGCCCCCACTACGGCTCGCCCGACAAGGACCCCGACGTACGGATGCGCGTGCTCGAGGACGCCGGACGGACATCGACCCCGTTCACCACCGGCATCCTCATCGGCATCGGCGAGACCCACGAGGAACGCGCCGACTCGATCTTCGCGATCCGCAAGGTGTCCCGCGAGTACGGCGGCATCCAGGAAGTCATCGTCCAGAACTTCCGTGCCAAGCCCGACACCAAGATGCGTGCGGTCCCCGACGTCGACGTCCAGGAGCTCGCCGCCACCATCGCCGCGTTCCGGCTCGTGCTCGGCCCGAAGGCCCGCATCCAGGCGCCGCCCAACCTGATCGGCGATGGCGACTACGACCTGATGCTGCGCGCCGGCATCGACGACTGGGGCGGCGTGTCACCCGTCACCGTCGACCACGTCAACCCCGAGCGCCCGTGGCCGCGGGTCGAGGAGCTCGAACGCCTCACCAACAAGGCCGGCTTCCAGCTCCGCGAGCGTCTCGCGATCTACCCCGAGTACGTGAGAACAGGTGAGCCCTGGATCGACCCGCGCATCGCCGGCCACATCGCCGCGCTCGCCGACCCCAAGACCGGCCTCGCCAACCCCGACGCCCTGGCCAAGCCCCGCCCGTGGCAGGAGCCCGACGGCGGTTTCCTCAACGCGGCAGGGCGAACGGACCTGCACGTAGAGGTCGACACGGACGGCCGTACCGACGATCGCCGCTCGGACTTCGACGCCGTCTACGGTGACTGGGCCGAGGTCGGCGCCCGCATCGAGAAGGCGCCGCAGCGCCTCGACGCCGACGTCAAGGACGCCTTGCGCCAGGCCGAGAAGGACCCGACCGGGCTCACCGACGACCAGGCCCTCGCGCTCATGCTCGCCGATGGTGAGGAGCTGGATGCCCTTGCCGGCTTGGCGAACGACGTCCGCCGCGAGGTCTCCGGCGACGACGTCACGTTCGTCGTCACGAGGAACATCAACTTCACCAACGTCTGTTATACCGGCTGCCGGTTCTGCGCTTTCGCGCAACGACGCACGGATGCCGACTCGTATACGCTGTCCATGCAGCAGGTCGGCGACCGCGTCGACGAGGCGTGGGAGGCCGGCGCGACCGAGATCTGTATGCAGGGCGGCATCCACCCCGACCTGCCGGGCACCGCGTACTTCGACCTCGCCCGCGAGGTGAAGAAGCGCCAGCCCGACATCCACCTGCACGCGTTCTCGCCGATGGAGGTCGTCAACGGCGCCTCGCGTACGAACCTCCCGATCCGCGCATGGCTCGACCAGGCTCGCGAAGCCGGCGTCGACTCGATGCCCGGCACCGCGGCGGAGATCCTCGACGACGACGTCCGCTGGGTGCTGACCAAGGGCAAGCTGCCCGCCGCGAGCTGGGTCGAGGTCATCTCGACCGCGCACTCGCTGGGCATCCCGACGACGTCGACGATGATGTACGGCCATGTCGACACCCCGAAGCACTGGGTCGGCCATCTCCGCGTCATCGCCGACCTGCAGAAGAAGTCGCTGGAGGAGAACGGGCAGCCCGGTTTCACCGAGTTCGTCCTGCTCCCGTTCGTCCACCAGAGCGCGCCGATCTACCTCGCCGGGCTCGCACGCCCCGGCCCGACGCCGCGCGACAACCGCGCGGTGCACGCGGTCTCGCGGCTGATGCTGCACGGGCTGATCGACAACATCCAGGCCTCGTGGGTGAAACTCGGCCCCGACCTGTGCAGCGCCGTGCTCGAAGGCGGCGTGAACGACATCGGCGGCACGCTGATGGAGGAGACGATCAGCCGGATGGCGGGCTCGGCAAACGGTTCCTACAAGACGATCAGCGACCTGGCCGAGCTCGTGGCACCGACCGGGCGGCCGCTCGTGCAGCGCACGACGACGTACGGTCGACCCGACGACGAGCGCATCGCCGCCGGTGCCGCGAGCGACGGCGTGGCGGCATCGGTCCGGCGCGGTCTGCCGATTCATATCGGGAGCTGA
- a CDS encoding transposase gives MASIVGKRVNGQTYYYLARSGRVGGRPRIVEQEYLGDAESVAEAVRSSGDVSRVRQRPYGDLVAVFGTLRALDVAGVVDSLVGRQRAAVSVGQCLELAVAHRLLARTGESVAAWWEEAAVRRHLRLRAVPPASRLARAVAALPRAAVEAAVGSRARDVLGSSDGRTLFVHDLCVTLDGAVPVSGVDGTVLLESGALGHPTRSFVGALPITDYPELLAVRPRQRSVVDATRFPGVTAFDTRALVAGVDRRVIVVHSANAAAAQTATLEAELTVVARRLERLAELLESGTIRVGREKAATDIARITRVRWVDRVVKTALTSDSLTWSVDEAARRRLTDEVFGKQLLITDHADWSVADVLTAYRARFRLESTLRTFAEPRDAVGVLAVTVAHLMRHRAHQAGLDLSVQELLSTLAGITETELVSPSTGGRPRVRRMLNELTPFQQVLLEIYN, from the coding sequence ATGGCGTCGATCGTCGGGAAGCGCGTGAACGGGCAGACGTACTACTACCTCGCCCGCTCTGGACGGGTCGGTGGGCGGCCGCGGATCGTAGAGCAGGAGTACCTCGGCGACGCCGAGTCGGTGGCCGAGGCAGTGCGGTCCTCGGGCGACGTCTCGCGGGTGCGGCAACGGCCGTACGGCGACCTGGTCGCGGTGTTCGGCACCTTGCGGGCGCTCGACGTCGCCGGGGTCGTCGACTCGCTCGTCGGGCGGCAGCGCGCGGCGGTCTCGGTCGGGCAGTGCCTGGAGCTCGCCGTCGCGCACCGGCTGCTCGCCCGGACCGGCGAGTCCGTGGCGGCGTGGTGGGAGGAGGCGGCCGTACGGCGGCACCTGCGGCTGCGTGCTGTCCCACCGGCGTCGCGGCTCGCTCGGGCGGTGGCGGCCCTTCCTCGCGCGGCGGTCGAGGCGGCGGTGGGCTCGCGGGCGCGGGACGTTCTGGGGTCGAGCGACGGACGGACGCTGTTCGTGCACGACCTGTGCGTCACCCTCGACGGCGCGGTGCCGGTCTCGGGGGTCGACGGGACCGTCCTGCTGGAGTCGGGAGCCCTCGGGCATCCGACCCGCTCGTTCGTCGGTGCGCTGCCGATCACGGACTACCCGGAGCTGCTCGCCGTACGGCCTCGTCAGCGCTCGGTCGTGGACGCGACTCGCTTCCCCGGGGTGACCGCGTTCGACACGCGGGCGCTGGTGGCGGGCGTCGACAGGCGCGTGATCGTGGTGCATTCGGCCAACGCGGCTGCCGCGCAGACAGCGACGCTCGAAGCCGAGCTGACCGTCGTCGCGCGGCGACTCGAGCGGCTGGCAGAGCTCCTGGAGTCCGGCACTATCCGCGTCGGTCGGGAGAAGGCCGCGACCGACATCGCCCGGATCACCCGAGTGCGATGGGTGGATCGGGTCGTCAAGACAGCCTTGACGAGCGACTCGCTCACCTGGTCGGTCGACGAGGCAGCCCGCAGGCGGCTGACGGACGAGGTCTTCGGCAAGCAGCTGCTGATCACCGACCACGCCGACTGGTCGGTGGCGGACGTGCTGACCGCGTACCGGGCCAGGTTCCGCCTGGAGTCGACACTGCGAACGTTCGCCGAGCCCCGCGACGCTGTCGGCGTCCTGGCGGTGACCGTCGCCCACCTGATGCGGCACCGGGCCCACCAGGCCGGCCTGGACCTGTCCGTCCAGGAGCTGCTGTCGACGTTGGCGGGCATCACCGAGACCGAGCTCGTCTCCCCCTCGACCGGCGGCCGCCCGCGCGTACGGCGGATGCTGAACGAGCTGACCCCGTTCCAGCAGGTCTTGTTGGAGATCTACAACTGA